A single window of Bradyrhizobium daqingense DNA harbors:
- the cysD gene encoding sulfate adenylyltransferase subunit CysD: MDHLDQLEAQSIYIFREAFARLKKIALLWSLGKDSNVMIWLARKAFFGKMPFPALHVDTGKKFPEMYRFRDHYGKEWDLDLRVEPCPPIDAVDPTLPPAARSAARKTEGLKMALAKYGFDGLIAGIRRDEEATRAKERVFSPRGLEGNWDVRDQPPEFWDHFNASPPQGAHLRIHPILHWTEADIWAYTKRENIPIIPLYLSQNGKRYRSLGDQDITNPVASNAASIDEILIELEQTKVPERAGRALDHETEDAFERLRVAGYL; the protein is encoded by the coding sequence ATGGACCATCTCGATCAGCTCGAGGCGCAGAGCATCTACATCTTTCGTGAGGCATTCGCCCGGCTGAAGAAGATCGCTCTGCTGTGGTCGCTCGGCAAGGACTCCAACGTCATGATCTGGCTGGCGCGGAAGGCCTTCTTCGGCAAGATGCCGTTCCCCGCGCTTCATGTCGACACCGGCAAGAAGTTTCCGGAAATGTATCGCTTCCGCGATCATTACGGCAAAGAGTGGGATCTCGATCTGCGCGTCGAGCCCTGCCCGCCGATCGATGCCGTCGACCCGACGCTGCCGCCGGCCGCACGTTCCGCCGCGCGCAAGACCGAGGGCCTCAAGATGGCGCTCGCCAAATACGGCTTCGACGGCCTGATCGCCGGCATCCGCCGCGACGAAGAGGCGACGCGCGCCAAGGAGCGCGTGTTCTCGCCGCGCGGCCTCGAAGGCAATTGGGACGTGCGCGACCAGCCGCCGGAGTTCTGGGACCATTTCAACGCCTCGCCGCCGCAAGGCGCGCATTTGCGCATCCATCCGATCCTGCATTGGACCGAGGCCGACATCTGGGCCTACACCAAGCGCGAGAACATCCCGATCATCCCGCTTTATCTGTCGCAGAACGGCAAGCGCTATCGCTCGCTGGGTGACCAGGACATCACCAATCCGGTCGCCTCGAACGCTGCGAGCATCGACGAGATCCTGATCGAGCTCGAACAGACCAAGGTGCCGGAGCGTGCCGGACGCGCCCTCGACCACGAGACCGAAGACGCTTTCGAGCGTCTGCGCGTCGCCGGTTATCTCTGA
- the cysG gene encoding siroheme synthase CysG, which produces MRFLPVFFDLKAGPVVLIGAGELLRAKLRVLAAAGARVRVHAIDGDQDLGLSTEDAARIETAAGDPLTADLSGVIAIVCAGAGDVGVAMSVRAKTLGLPVNVMDDLEHSSFIFPAIVDRGDVMVAVGTGGTSPVVARRVREKIEALLPARIGELAEFIGGFRKSINERIAEFPLRRRFWERVIDGPIGASVLAGRKSEAGVALAAIADPSEFARADKPEGSVALVGAGPGDPDLLTIKALRALQDADIVFHDELVSPDILDRIRRDTTRVAVGRRVGKPGIGQDAINKRMIEAAQAGQRVVRLKGGDPFVFGRGGEEVEALRAAGVAYSIIPGITAGLGGAADFEVPLTYRHEATRITFLTAHKARDAEVVDWSTLTDTRMTVVVYMGMTAAPAIRAGLFAAGRSPETPVGVFARVTRPDAQGAIGTLRDLPELVRRVQGGPAILIIGEVVRHAGSLSRESLKKSSAQIISDLLDAAE; this is translated from the coding sequence ATGCGGTTCTTGCCGGTGTTTTTCGATCTCAAGGCCGGTCCGGTGGTCCTCATCGGCGCGGGCGAGCTGTTGCGCGCCAAGCTGCGCGTGCTTGCGGCGGCCGGTGCGCGCGTCCGCGTGCATGCGATCGACGGCGATCAGGATCTGGGGCTGAGCACCGAAGACGCCGCGCGGATCGAGACCGCCGCAGGCGATCCGCTCACGGCGGATCTGTCGGGCGTCATTGCCATCGTCTGCGCGGGCGCCGGTGATGTCGGGGTGGCCATGTCGGTGAGGGCCAAGACGCTCGGCTTGCCGGTCAACGTCATGGACGATCTCGAACATTCCAGCTTCATCTTCCCGGCGATCGTCGATCGCGGCGATGTCATGGTCGCCGTCGGCACCGGCGGCACCTCGCCGGTCGTGGCGCGACGCGTGCGCGAGAAGATCGAGGCGCTGCTGCCGGCCCGCATCGGTGAGCTCGCCGAGTTCATCGGCGGCTTCCGCAAATCCATCAACGAGCGTATCGCGGAGTTTCCGCTGCGCCGCCGCTTCTGGGAGCGCGTCATCGACGGTCCGATCGGAGCGTCCGTGCTCGCCGGCCGCAAAAGCGAGGCGGGCGTCGCGCTCGCGGCGATTGCCGATCCCTCCGAATTCGCACGTGCGGACAAGCCGGAAGGCTCGGTCGCGCTGGTCGGCGCCGGCCCCGGCGATCCCGATCTCCTCACCATCAAGGCGCTGCGCGCCTTGCAGGACGCCGACATCGTCTTCCATGACGAGCTGGTCTCGCCGGACATTCTCGACCGCATCCGCCGCGATACCACGCGCGTTGCGGTCGGCCGCCGCGTCGGCAAGCCCGGCATCGGGCAGGACGCCATCAACAAGCGCATGATCGAGGCTGCGCAGGCCGGCCAGCGCGTGGTGCGGCTGAAGGGCGGCGATCCCTTCGTGTTCGGCCGTGGCGGCGAAGAAGTGGAAGCGTTGCGCGCGGCAGGCGTCGCCTACTCGATCATCCCCGGCATCACTGCAGGCCTCGGCGGCGCCGCTGATTTCGAGGTGCCGCTCACCTATCGCCACGAAGCGACCCGCATCACTTTCCTCACCGCGCACAAGGCGCGCGATGCCGAAGTCGTGGACTGGTCGACGCTGACCGATACCAGAATGACCGTCGTCGTCTACATGGGCATGACCGCCGCGCCCGCCATCCGCGCCGGCCTTTTTGCCGCCGGCCGTTCGCCGGAGACGCCGGTCGGCGTATTCGCCCGCGTCACGCGTCCCGATGCGCAAGGAGCGATCGGCACGCTGCGCGATCTGCCCGAACTGGTGCGTCGGGTCCAGGGCGGTCCCGCCATTCTCATTATCGGCGAGGTGGTCCGGCATGCCGGCTCGCTCAGCCGCGAAAGCCTCAAGAAAAGCTCAGCTCAAATCATCTCTGACCTCCTGGATGCAGCCGAATGA
- a CDS encoding phosphoadenylyl-sulfate reductase — MNAITAQVSSVSALPPADELDRALRDASPAEVIAAALKTVGRDKLALVSSFGTESAALLKVMAEVDPAIPVIFLDTGWLFEETLAYRDTLIAALGLEDVRSIKPAEETLSREDPDRELWFSDPDACCRIRKVEPLARALRPFSAWINGRKRFQGNARADIPVVEDDGARLKFNPFANVSREEIAAIFARAKLPRHPLVASGYLSVGCMPCTSRTTEDEDSRAGRWRGRAKTECGIHTMKIS, encoded by the coding sequence GTGAACGCGATCACCGCTCAGGTTTCGTCCGTCTCTGCGCTGCCGCCGGCGGACGAGCTCGATCGCGCCTTGCGCGATGCCTCGCCGGCGGAGGTCATCGCCGCGGCGCTGAAGACGGTCGGGCGCGACAAGCTCGCGCTGGTGTCGTCCTTCGGCACGGAATCCGCCGCGCTGCTCAAGGTCATGGCGGAGGTCGATCCGGCGATCCCCGTGATCTTTCTCGACACCGGCTGGTTGTTCGAGGAGACGCTGGCCTATCGCGACACGCTGATCGCCGCGCTTGGCCTCGAGGACGTGCGGTCGATCAAGCCCGCGGAAGAGACGCTGTCGCGCGAGGATCCCGACCGCGAGCTCTGGTTCTCCGATCCCGACGCCTGCTGCCGCATTCGCAAGGTGGAACCGCTGGCACGTGCGCTGAGGCCGTTCTCGGCCTGGATCAATGGCCGCAAGCGTTTTCAGGGCAACGCGCGCGCGGACATCCCGGTCGTCGAGGACGACGGCGCGCGGTTGAAGTTCAATCCCTTCGCCAACGTCTCGCGTGAGGAGATCGCGGCGATCTTCGCCCGCGCTAAATTACCGCGGCATCCTCTGGTTGCGTCGGGATATCTGTCGGTCGGGTGTATGCCTTGCACGAGCAGAACGACCGAGGACGAAGATTCTCGCGCCGGTCGGTGGCGGGGGCGGGCCAAGACAGAATGTGGCATTCACACGATGAAGATTTCTTAG
- a CDS encoding sulfate ABC transporter substrate-binding protein: MEMDMMRRIVPLAATLLWASSALAADINLLNVSYDPTRELYAEFNKAFATAYQKETGKSVEIKQSHGGSGSQARAVIDGLQADVVTLALAYDIDAIANKGLTAADWQKRLPQNSSPYTSTIVFLVRKGNPKVIKDWDDLIKPGVAIITPNPKTSGGARWNYLAAWGFAQKKYGSADKAKEFVGKLFQQVPVLDTGARGATVTFVERGVGDVLLAWENEAFLALKEFGANKLEIVAPPQSILAEPPVTIVDKVADKKGTRSAADAYLQYWYTKEAQEIAARNFYRPRDAEIAKKYENAFAKVELFTIDDVFGGWTKAQKEHFADGGVFDQIYKN, translated from the coding sequence ATGGAGATGGACATGATGCGCCGTATCGTCCCGCTCGCGGCAACCTTGTTGTGGGCAAGCTCGGCTCTCGCCGCGGATATCAACCTGTTGAACGTGTCGTACGATCCGACGCGGGAGCTCTATGCCGAATTCAACAAGGCGTTCGCGACAGCCTACCAGAAGGAGACCGGCAAGAGCGTCGAGATCAAGCAGTCGCATGGCGGCAGCGGTTCGCAGGCGCGCGCGGTGATCGACGGCTTGCAAGCCGACGTGGTGACGCTCGCGCTCGCCTATGACATCGACGCCATCGCGAACAAGGGCCTCACCGCGGCCGATTGGCAGAAGCGGCTGCCGCAGAATTCGTCACCCTACACCTCGACCATCGTCTTCCTGGTGCGCAAGGGCAATCCCAAGGTCATCAAGGACTGGGACGATCTGATCAAGCCGGGTGTCGCCATCATCACGCCGAACCCGAAGACCTCGGGCGGCGCCCGTTGGAATTATCTGGCGGCCTGGGGCTTTGCGCAAAAGAAATACGGTTCGGCCGACAAGGCCAAGGAGTTCGTTGGGAAGCTCTTCCAGCAGGTGCCGGTGCTGGATACCGGCGCGCGCGGCGCCACCGTGACCTTTGTCGAGCGCGGCGTCGGCGACGTGCTGCTCGCCTGGGAGAACGAGGCGTTCCTGGCTCTGAAGGAGTTCGGTGCGAACAAATTGGAGATCGTGGCACCGCCGCAATCGATTCTGGCGGAGCCGCCGGTCACCATCGTCGACAAGGTTGCCGACAAAAAAGGCACGCGGAGCGCGGCTGACGCCTACTTGCAATATTGGTATACCAAGGAAGCTCAAGAAATCGCCGCGCGCAATTTCTACCGTCCTCGCGACGCCGAGATTGCAAAGAAGTACGAGAATGCCTTTGCCAAGGTCGAACTGTTCACGATCGACGACGTTTTCGGCGGCTGGACCAAGGCGCAGAAGGAACATTTCGCCGACGGCGGCGTCTTTGATCAGATCTACAAGAACTGA
- the cysT gene encoding sulfate ABC transporter permease subunit CysT: MGLTLTWLSVIILIPLAGLFLRSLELSPEQFWNILSSRRTLNALRVSFGLAFAAACVNLVMGSIIVWALVRYRFPGRRIFDAIVDVPFALPTAVAGVALTALFAEKGWLGAPLAALGLKVAFTPVGIFVAMIFIGIPFVVRTVQPVLQDLDPEIEEAAGSLGASRWQTIVRVILPSLAPALLTGLALAFARAVGEYGSVIFIAGNLPNVSEIAPLLIVIRLSEFRYADATAIAVVMLVVSFIIIFAVNRLQRWAQSRVPAR; this comes from the coding sequence ATGGGGCTGACGCTGACCTGGCTGTCCGTTATCATCCTGATTCCGCTCGCCGGCCTGTTCCTGAGATCGCTCGAACTCAGTCCGGAGCAGTTCTGGAACATCCTCTCCAGCCGCCGCACGCTCAACGCGCTCCGCGTCTCCTTCGGCCTCGCCTTTGCCGCGGCCTGCGTCAACCTGGTGATGGGCAGCATCATCGTCTGGGCGCTGGTGCGTTACCGCTTCCCGGGCCGGCGCATCTTCGATGCCATCGTCGACGTGCCGTTCGCGCTGCCGACAGCGGTCGCCGGCGTGGCGCTGACCGCGCTGTTCGCCGAGAAGGGCTGGCTGGGGGCGCCGCTCGCGGCGCTCGGCCTCAAGGTCGCGTTCACCCCGGTCGGCATCTTCGTCGCCATGATCTTCATCGGCATTCCCTTCGTGGTCCGCACCGTGCAGCCGGTGCTCCAGGATCTCGACCCCGAGATCGAGGAGGCCGCGGGCAGCCTGGGCGCCAGCCGCTGGCAAACCATCGTCCGCGTGATCCTGCCCTCGCTCGCGCCGGCGCTGCTCACCGGGCTCGCGCTCGCCTTCGCCCGCGCGGTCGGGGAATACGGCTCGGTGATCTTCATCGCGGGCAATCTGCCCAATGTCTCCGAGATCGCGCCGCTCTTGATCGTGATCCGCCTGTCCGAATTCCGCTACGCCGATGCGACCGCCATCGCGGTGGTCATGCTCGTCGTCTCCTTCATCATCATCTTCGCGGTCAACCGGCTCCAGCGCTGGGCGCAGAGCCGGGTCCCGGCGCGCTGA
- a CDS encoding DUF2849 domain-containing protein, which translates to MTSPLEQKKIKIAGPSVVTANRTWDGIVVYRTAAKGWSAELSEAVIVRNSDEAKALLAESVADDVGAIGPYIAPVQIGADGKIVPGNLREQIRRTGVTIGQPAQV; encoded by the coding sequence ATGACCTCCCCGCTTGAACAGAAGAAGATCAAAATCGCCGGCCCCTCGGTCGTGACCGCCAACCGCACCTGGGACGGCATCGTGGTGTACCGCACTGCCGCCAAGGGCTGGTCCGCGGAGCTCTCGGAAGCCGTGATTGTGCGCAACTCCGACGAGGCCAAGGCGTTGCTTGCGGAGTCCGTCGCCGATGACGTCGGCGCGATCGGTCCCTATATCGCGCCGGTGCAGATCGGCGCGGACGGCAAGATCGTTCCCGGCAATCTGCGCGAACAGATCCGCCGCACCGGCGTCACCATCGGACAGCCGGCCCAGGTTTAA
- a CDS encoding DUF934 domain-containing protein produces the protein MPLVNGGKITGDGFAKLAVDTPLPESGDILVPAERFLSEAEGLFKRAGKVGVIWPNNRDIAELVPYLGKLATVALVFPTFRDGRAYSQARLLRERYNYRGELRATGQVLRDQFVFMLRAGFDAFEVKKQADAEAFMQTAKRYSVFYQPTGDGRITALHRRMQLRHSEGVGT, from the coding sequence ATGCCACTCGTTAACGGCGGAAAGATCACGGGCGACGGCTTCGCGAAGCTCGCCGTCGATACGCCGCTGCCGGAGAGCGGCGACATCCTGGTGCCGGCCGAACGTTTCCTGAGTGAAGCGGAAGGGTTGTTCAAGCGCGCCGGCAAAGTCGGCGTGATCTGGCCGAACAACCGCGATATCGCCGAGTTGGTGCCGTATCTCGGCAAGCTTGCGACCGTCGCGCTGGTGTTCCCGACCTTCCGCGACGGCCGCGCCTACAGCCAGGCTCGTCTGCTGCGCGAGCGCTACAATTACCGCGGTGAATTGCGTGCCACCGGCCAGGTGCTGCGCGACCAGTTCGTGTTCATGCTGCGCGCCGGCTTCGACGCCTTCGAGGTCAAGAAGCAGGCGGACGCGGAAGCCTTCATGCAGACAGCCAAGCGCTATTCGGTGTTCTACCAGCCGACCGGCGACGGCCGGATCACGGCGCTGCACCGGCGTATGCAGCTGCGCCACTCCGAAGGTGTTGGCACGTGA
- a CDS encoding nitrite/sulfite reductase, giving the protein MYAYDEIDRTLVNERVSEFRDQVKRRLSGELTEDEFKILRLQNGVYLQLHAYMFRVAIPYGTLATDQLRALAHVARKYDRGYGHFTTRQNIQFNWIKLAELPDALEDLAKVGIHAMQTSGNNMRNVTSDQWAGVAPGEIEDPRIWSELIRQHTTLHPEFSFLPRKFKIAITASDHDRAAIKIHDIGLRLIKNEKGETGFEVLVGGGLGRTPFIAKTIKHFVHGRDILSYIEAILRVYNQYGRRDNIYKARIKILVHELGIEKFSREVEEEWQHIRNSSLQIDDEVIEDIRSRFTYPAYEKLPHMPDELRQAAADPDFEAWRKNSVAPHKVQGYSIVTISLKPTGGPPGDATAEQMDALADLADKYSFGEVRVGHEQNLALPHVAKRDLPALWKALDKLGLATPNVNLITDIIACPGLDYCSLANARSIPIAQELTRRFANHELANLIGRLHINISGCINACGHHHVGHIGILGVEKNGEEVYQITIGGRADENAALGALIGPGVKFDEVADVIEDVVEAYLALRERPEELFMDTVKRLGVEPFKERVYATR; this is encoded by the coding sequence ATGTATGCTTACGACGAAATCGATCGCACGCTCGTCAACGAGCGCGTCTCGGAGTTCCGCGACCAGGTGAAGCGGCGCCTCTCCGGCGAGCTCACCGAGGACGAGTTCAAGATCCTGCGGCTCCAGAACGGTGTCTATCTGCAGCTGCACGCCTATATGTTCCGCGTCGCGATCCCCTACGGCACGCTGGCGACGGACCAGCTGCGGGCACTCGCGCACGTCGCGCGCAAGTATGACCGTGGCTACGGCCATTTCACCACGCGGCAGAACATCCAGTTCAACTGGATCAAGCTCGCCGAGCTGCCGGACGCACTCGAAGACCTCGCCAAAGTCGGCATCCACGCGATGCAGACCTCCGGCAACAACATGCGGAACGTCACTTCGGACCAATGGGCCGGCGTCGCGCCCGGCGAGATCGAGGATCCGCGCATCTGGTCCGAGCTGATCCGCCAGCACACCACGCTGCATCCGGAATTCTCGTTCCTGCCGCGCAAGTTCAAGATCGCGATCACCGCATCGGACCATGACCGCGCGGCGATCAAGATCCACGACATCGGCTTGAGGCTGATCAAGAACGAGAAGGGCGAGACCGGCTTCGAGGTCCTGGTCGGCGGCGGTCTCGGCCGCACGCCGTTCATCGCCAAGACCATCAAGCACTTCGTGCACGGCCGCGATATCCTCAGCTACATCGAGGCGATCCTGCGCGTCTACAACCAGTACGGCCGCCGCGATAACATCTACAAGGCGCGCATCAAGATCCTGGTGCACGAGCTCGGCATCGAGAAATTCTCCCGCGAGGTCGAGGAGGAATGGCAGCACATCCGCAACTCCTCGCTCCAGATCGATGACGAGGTGATCGAAGACATCCGTTCGCGCTTCACCTATCCGGCTTACGAGAAGCTGCCGCACATGCCGGACGAGTTGCGGCAGGCCGCGGCCGATCCCGATTTCGAAGCGTGGCGCAAGAACTCGGTGGCCCCGCACAAGGTGCAGGGCTATTCCATCGTCACGATCTCGCTGAAGCCGACCGGCGGGCCTCCGGGCGACGCCACAGCCGAGCAGATGGACGCGCTGGCCGATCTCGCCGACAAATATTCCTTCGGCGAGGTCCGCGTCGGCCACGAGCAGAACCTCGCGCTGCCGCACGTCGCCAAACGCGATTTGCCCGCGCTGTGGAAGGCGCTCGACAAGCTCGGGCTCGCGACGCCCAACGTCAACCTGATCACCGACATCATCGCCTGCCCGGGTCTCGACTATTGCTCGCTGGCGAATGCGCGCTCGATCCCGATCGCGCAGGAGCTGACCCGGCGGTTCGCCAATCACGAACTCGCCAATTTGATCGGCCGGCTCCACATCAACATCTCCGGCTGCATCAATGCCTGCGGCCATCACCATGTCGGCCATATCGGCATTCTCGGCGTCGAGAAGAACGGCGAGGAGGTCTATCAGATCACCATCGGTGGTCGTGCCGACGAGAACGCAGCCCTCGGGGCCCTGATCGGCCCCGGGGTCAAGTTCGACGAAGTTGCCGATGTCATCGAAGACGTCGTGGAGGCCTATCTGGCGCTGCGTGAGCGGCCGGAGGAGCTGTTCATGGACACGGTGAAGCGCCTCGGCGTCGAACCCTTCAAGGAGCGCGTCTATGCCACTCGTTAA